One region of Mycolicibacterium insubricum genomic DNA includes:
- a CDS encoding NUDIX hydrolase — protein sequence MTQPLPVRPAATVMLVRDTPAGLARDIEVFLMRRHRAMEFAGGVIVFPGGGVDDRDRGADIDWHGPAPSWWAERFGIDDELARALVCAAARETFEESGVLFAGPADDSDLLVDDAGVYAAQRAELTAGTLSFGDFLRGEGLILRADLLRPWANWVTPEEERTRRYDTYFFVGALPAGQRADGDNTESDLAGWSTPQAALADFSAQRNFLLPPTWTQLDSLAGRTVEQVLAVERRITAVQPTLTEAGGNWEIEFFDSDRYNAARAGRAP from the coding sequence ATGACACAACCCCTGCCGGTCCGCCCGGCGGCCACCGTGATGCTGGTGCGGGACACGCCCGCCGGCCTCGCGCGGGATATCGAGGTGTTCCTGATGCGGCGGCACCGGGCGATGGAGTTCGCCGGTGGGGTCATCGTGTTCCCGGGCGGTGGTGTCGACGACCGTGACCGCGGCGCCGATATCGACTGGCACGGCCCGGCGCCGTCGTGGTGGGCCGAGCGCTTCGGTATCGACGACGAACTGGCCCGCGCCCTGGTCTGCGCGGCGGCGCGGGAGACGTTCGAGGAGTCCGGCGTGTTGTTCGCCGGACCGGCCGACGATTCGGACCTGCTGGTCGACGACGCCGGCGTGTACGCCGCGCAGCGGGCCGAGCTGACCGCCGGCACCTTGAGCTTCGGAGATTTCCTGCGCGGTGAGGGGCTGATTCTGCGCGCCGACCTGCTGCGGCCGTGGGCCAACTGGGTGACCCCCGAGGAGGAGCGCACCCGCCGCTACGACACCTACTTCTTCGTCGGCGCCCTGCCCGCCGGGCAGCGGGCCGACGGGGACAACACCGAATCGGATCTGGCCGGCTGGAGCACCCCGCAGGCGGCGCTGGCGGACTTCTCGGCGCAGCGCAACTTCCTGCTGCCGCCGACGTGGACGCAGCTCGATTCGCTGGCCGGGCGGACCGTGGAGCAGGTGCTGGCGGTCGAGCGGCGGATCACCGCGGTGCAGCCCACCCTGACCGAGGCCGGCGGCAACTGGGAGATCGAGTTCTTCGACAGTGACCGGTACAACGCCGCGCGTGCGGGGCGGGCACCGTGA
- a CDS encoding enoyl-CoA hydratase, translated as MTREFVSVHTHGDAPGVGVLLLSRPPTNALTRQLCRELTAAAAEVDARDDIHAVILFGGHEIFCAGDDMPELLTLDGPGAAIAAQIREQAIDAVASIGKPTVAAVTGYALGAGLSLALAADARVAGDNVKVGATEILAGLVPGEPELVRLAGLIGRSRAKELVFSGRFVGAEETLELGLVDELVAPDGVYDAALAWARRFAEVPSAAVAVAKAAIDGRCGPGESVSAYVELLGEVQRRSGDDAASFRLG; from the coding sequence GTGACGCGGGAATTCGTCAGTGTCCACACGCACGGCGACGCCCCGGGTGTCGGGGTGCTGCTGTTGTCGCGACCCCCGACCAATGCGCTGACCCGCCAACTGTGCCGCGAGCTGACCGCCGCCGCGGCCGAGGTCGACGCCCGCGACGACATTCACGCAGTCATCCTGTTCGGCGGCCACGAAATCTTCTGCGCCGGTGACGATATGCCCGAGCTGCTGACCCTGGACGGCCCCGGCGCGGCGATCGCCGCCCAGATCCGCGAACAGGCCATCGATGCGGTCGCGTCGATCGGCAAACCGACGGTGGCCGCGGTCACCGGCTACGCGCTGGGCGCCGGGCTGTCGCTGGCGTTGGCCGCCGACGCCCGGGTGGCCGGGGACAACGTGAAAGTCGGGGCGACCGAGATCCTGGCCGGCCTGGTGCCCGGGGAGCCCGAGCTGGTGCGCCTGGCCGGGCTCATCGGGCGCAGCCGGGCCAAGGAGCTGGTGTTCAGCGGGCGGTTCGTCGGGGCCGAGGAGACCCTCGAACTGGGTCTGGTCGACGAACTGGTGGCCCCCGACGGCGTGTACGACGCGGCACTGGCCTGGGCGCGCCGGTTCGCCGAGGTGCCCTCGGCCGCGGTGGCCGTCGCCAAGGCGGCCATCGATGGCCGCTGCGGGCCGGGGGAGTCCGTCTCGGCGTACGTTGAGCTACTCGGTGAGGTCCAGCGGCGATCCGGCGATGACGCCGCGTCGTTTAGGCTGGGCTAA
- a CDS encoding class I SAM-dependent methyltransferase, protein MTSTHESPAPNPHATAEQVKAALKDSKLAQVLYHDWEAESYDDKWSISYDQRCVDYARGRFDAIVPDEVQRELPYDRALELGCGTGFFLLNLIQAGVARRGSVTDLSPGMVKVATRNGQGLGLDIDGRVADAEGIPYDDNTFDLVVGHAVLHHIPDVELSLREVVRVLKPGGRFVFAGEPTTVGNRYARELSTLTWRITTNVTKVPALAGWRRPQAELDESSRAAALEAVVDLHTFDPADLERMARAAGAVQVETASEEFTAAMLGWPVRTFESAVPPGKLGWGWARFAFGSWTSLSWVDANVWRRVVPKGWFYNVMVTGVKPEADPS, encoded by the coding sequence ATGACCAGTACGCATGAGTCACCCGCCCCCAATCCGCACGCCACCGCGGAACAGGTCAAGGCCGCCCTCAAAGACAGCAAGCTGGCCCAGGTGCTCTACCACGACTGGGAAGCCGAGAGCTACGACGACAAGTGGTCGATCTCCTACGACCAGCGCTGCGTCGACTACGCCCGCGGCCGGTTCGACGCCATCGTCCCCGACGAGGTGCAGCGCGAACTGCCGTATGACCGGGCCCTGGAGCTGGGCTGCGGCACCGGCTTTTTCCTGCTCAACCTGATCCAGGCCGGGGTCGCACGGCGCGGATCGGTCACCGACCTGTCCCCGGGCATGGTCAAGGTCGCCACCCGCAACGGCCAGGGCCTGGGCCTGGACATCGACGGCCGGGTCGCCGACGCCGAGGGCATCCCGTACGACGACAACACCTTCGACCTGGTGGTCGGGCACGCCGTGCTGCACCACATCCCCGACGTCGAACTGTCGCTGCGCGAGGTGGTCCGGGTGCTCAAGCCGGGCGGGCGGTTCGTCTTCGCCGGTGAGCCGACCACCGTCGGCAACCGGTACGCCCGCGAGCTGTCCACCCTGACCTGGCGGATCACCACCAACGTCACCAAGGTGCCGGCACTGGCCGGCTGGCGGCGGCCCCAAGCCGAGCTCGACGAGTCCTCGCGCGCCGCGGCGCTGGAAGCCGTCGTCGACCTGCACACCTTCGACCCGGCCGACCTGGAGCGGATGGCGCGGGCCGCCGGCGCCGTGCAGGTCGAGACCGCCAGCGAGGAGTTCACCGCCGCGATGCTGGGCTGGCCGGTGCGCACCTTCGAGTCCGCCGTGCCCCCGGGCAAGCTGGGCTGGGGCTGGGCGCGGTTCGCCTTCGGCAGCTGGACCTCGCTGAGCTGGGTCGACGCCAACGTGTGGCGCCGGGTGGTGCCCAAGGGCTGGTTCTACAACGTGATGGTGACCGGTGTTAAACCGGAGGCCGACCCCTCCTGA
- a CDS encoding THUMP-like domain-containing protein has product MNFTVADVAYLASPEGTAALAVVAEASLTDRIAEIAALRTRFGARTPVLVETTLLRRKAAAKLPGAEHWLFTDEALQQATAAPVAAHRAERLAGRAVHDATCSIGTELAALAGVAGPLIGSDLDDVRLAMARHNLGDAALLCRADALAPISRNTVVVIDPARRSGGRRRFDPADYLPPLDAVLDVYAGRDLVVKCAPGIDFAALAGLGFTGEVEITSWNGSVREACLWSPGLCEPGTATGVGRRATVLDRGETLTDADPDDTAVAPAGRWIIDPDGAVVRAGLVRHYAARHGLWQLDPNIAYLSGNEVPAGVRGFEVLEELPYTEGRLRQALAAVDCGPLEILVRGLDVDPDALRRRLRPRGARPHTVVLTRIGAGPNARATAFLCRVSEPTGSVTAAPRR; this is encoded by the coding sequence CTGAACTTCACCGTCGCCGACGTCGCCTACCTGGCCTCGCCCGAGGGCACCGCGGCGCTGGCCGTCGTCGCCGAGGCGTCGCTGACCGATCGGATCGCCGAGATCGCGGCGCTGCGGACCCGGTTCGGCGCCCGCACCCCGGTCCTGGTGGAAACCACGCTGCTGCGCCGTAAGGCCGCCGCGAAGCTGCCCGGCGCCGAACACTGGTTGTTCACCGACGAGGCACTGCAGCAGGCCACCGCCGCGCCGGTCGCCGCGCACCGCGCCGAGCGGCTGGCCGGGCGCGCGGTGCACGACGCGACGTGTTCGATCGGCACCGAACTGGCCGCGCTGGCCGGCGTCGCCGGCCCGCTGATCGGCAGCGACCTCGACGACGTCCGTCTGGCGATGGCCCGGCACAACCTCGGCGACGCCGCGCTGCTGTGCCGCGCGGATGCGCTGGCGCCGATCAGCCGCAACACCGTCGTCGTCATCGATCCGGCCCGCCGCAGTGGCGGCCGGCGCCGATTCGACCCGGCGGACTACCTGCCGCCGCTGGACGCCGTGCTGGACGTCTATGCCGGGCGCGATCTCGTCGTCAAATGCGCCCCCGGCATCGACTTCGCGGCCCTGGCGGGTCTCGGCTTCACCGGGGAGGTGGAGATCACCTCGTGGAACGGGTCGGTCCGCGAAGCCTGCCTGTGGTCACCGGGGCTGTGCGAGCCTGGCACTGCGACCGGGGTCGGGCGCCGGGCCACCGTGCTGGACCGCGGCGAGACGCTGACCGACGCCGACCCCGACGACACCGCGGTCGCACCGGCGGGCCGGTGGATCATCGACCCCGACGGCGCGGTCGTCCGAGCCGGGCTGGTGCGCCATTACGCGGCCCGCCACGGTCTGTGGCAGCTCGACCCGAACATCGCCTACCTGTCCGGGAACGAGGTGCCGGCCGGGGTCCGCGGCTTCGAGGTGCTCGAGGAACTGCCTTACACCGAAGGACGGCTGCGCCAGGCGCTGGCCGCCGTGGACTGCGGCCCGCTGGAGATCCTGGTTCGGGGCCTCGACGTCGATCCCGACGCGCTGCGCCGCCGGCTGCGGCCCCGGGGCGCCCGGCCGCACACCGTCGTCCTCACCCGGATCGGGGCCGGCCCGAACGCCCGGGCGACGGCGTTCCTATGCCGGGTCTCGGAGCCCACCGGATCGGTGACCGCAGCGCCGCGCCGGTAA
- a CDS encoding esterase: protein MRTKNTVVATALFALVTGTGMATATAAPPKCSDIGGVQVANTCQVTDSGDGYTVNMAFPALYPNQKPVLEYVKQTRDGFLNLAKGSDSRTAPYTLESKATEYNSAIPPRGTQSVVLETFEWVGGAHPTTFYKAFNWDQGYRKAITIDTLFAEGTNPWPVILPLVQADVARQFGAGTAIPTDTGMDPNTYQNFAITNDSLLFFFDRGAVLPEVAGNFSVTIPRSAVDSMLA from the coding sequence ATGCGCACCAAAAACACAGTTGTGGCCACCGCCCTGTTCGCCCTGGTCACCGGGACCGGAATGGCCACCGCCACCGCGGCACCGCCGAAGTGCTCCGACATCGGCGGCGTGCAGGTCGCCAACACCTGCCAGGTCACCGACAGCGGCGACGGCTACACCGTCAACATGGCTTTCCCGGCGCTGTACCCGAACCAGAAGCCGGTGCTGGAGTACGTCAAGCAGACCCGGGACGGGTTCCTGAACCTGGCCAAGGGCTCGGATTCGCGGACCGCGCCGTACACGCTGGAGAGCAAGGCCACCGAGTACAACTCGGCGATCCCGCCGCGCGGCACCCAGAGCGTGGTGCTGGAAACCTTCGAGTGGGTCGGCGGCGCGCACCCGACCACCTTCTACAAGGCGTTCAACTGGGACCAGGGCTACCGCAAGGCGATCACCATCGACACCCTGTTCGCCGAGGGCACCAACCCGTGGCCGGTGATCCTGCCGCTGGTGCAGGCCGACGTCGCGCGGCAGTTCGGCGCCGGTACCGCCATCCCCACCGACACCGGGATGGACCCGAACACCTACCAGAACTTCGCGATCACCAACGATTCGCTGCTGTTCTTCTTCGACCGCGGGGCCGTGCTGCCGGAGGTGGCCGGCAACTTCTCCGTCACCATCCCGCGCAGCGCCGTCGACTCCATGCTGGCCTGA
- a CDS encoding outer membrane protein assembly factor BamB family protein: MFRRLAALTSALTVLATAGCGNTDYWVDAAPALGWSAQYGDAANSSYTASGGARDLTAAWTRSVKGELGAAVSLGSGSYLALNAQTENGCSLMVWENDNNGRQRWCTRLVQGGGFAGQLFDGFDNVYVGQPGAIVAFPPTQWIRWRQPVIGMPQTPRLLGGGSLLVVTHLGQMVVFDAHNGNFQGVSTDLVSGVDPADPQRGLTDCAAARPHCPVAAAPAFSPQSNVIVVGVWQPGAKDATLVGLRYHAGSNNPISREWTSDAVTSGVLAAPVLSADGNTVYVNGRDKQLWALNAADGTVKWSAPLKFLAQTPPTVAPDGTIIAGGGPGTALTALTDKGDHAEAAWRRTDVVPLTSTSRAGKDTAYTVVADGDGMALLVFDPHDGSTINSYPLPDATGFPVGVSLGHDRSVVTATSDGQVYGFRAS, translated from the coding sequence GTGTTTCGGCGACTCGCCGCGCTGACCTCGGCGCTGACCGTGCTGGCCACCGCCGGCTGCGGCAACACCGACTACTGGGTCGACGCCGCCCCGGCGCTGGGCTGGTCGGCCCAGTACGGCGATGCCGCCAACAGCAGCTACACCGCGTCCGGGGGCGCCCGCGACCTGACCGCGGCCTGGACCCGCTCGGTCAAGGGGGAACTCGGCGCGGCCGTCTCGCTGGGCTCGGGCAGCTACCTGGCGCTCAACGCCCAGACCGAGAACGGCTGCTCGCTGATGGTCTGGGAGAACGACAACAACGGCCGGCAGCGCTGGTGCACCCGGCTGGTGCAGGGCGGCGGATTCGCCGGCCAGCTGTTCGACGGTTTCGACAACGTCTACGTCGGCCAGCCCGGCGCCATCGTGGCATTCCCGCCGACCCAGTGGATCCGCTGGCGCCAGCCGGTGATCGGGATGCCGCAGACCCCGCGGCTGCTCGGCGGCGGCTCCCTGCTGGTGGTCACACACCTGGGCCAGATGGTGGTGTTCGACGCGCACAACGGCAACTTCCAGGGGGTGTCCACCGATCTGGTCAGCGGCGTGGACCCGGCCGACCCGCAGCGCGGGCTGACCGACTGCGCCGCGGCCCGGCCGCACTGCCCGGTCGCCGCCGCCCCCGCGTTCTCGCCGCAGTCGAACGTCATCGTGGTGGGTGTGTGGCAGCCCGGGGCCAAGGACGCCACCCTCGTCGGGCTGCGCTACCACGCCGGGTCGAACAACCCGATCAGCCGGGAATGGACCTCCGACGCGGTCACCAGTGGGGTGCTGGCCGCACCGGTGCTCTCCGCCGACGGCAACACCGTCTACGTCAACGGCCGCGACAAGCAGCTGTGGGCGCTCAATGCCGCCGACGGGACGGTGAAATGGTCGGCCCCGCTGAAGTTCCTCGCCCAGACCCCGCCGACGGTGGCCCCGGACGGCACGATCATCGCCGGCGGCGGGCCCGGGACGGCGCTCACGGCGCTGACCGACAAGGGTGATCACGCCGAGGCCGCCTGGCGACGCACCGACGTCGTCCCGCTGACCAGCACCAGCCGCGCCGGCAAGGACACCGCCTACACCGTGGTCGCCGACGGCGACGGGATGGCGCTGCTGGTCTTCGACCCGCACGACGGGTCGACGATCAACAGTTACCCGCTGCCGGATGCCACCGGCTTCCCGGTCGGGGTGTCACTGGGCCACGACCGCTCGGTGGTGACCGCCACCAGCGACGGGCAGGTGTACGGCTTCCGGGCGAGCTGA
- a CDS encoding acyltransferase, with protein MTTMWGAPIHKRWRGSRLTDPRQANFLTLDSLRWVLANKAYTPWYLVRYWRLLKFKLANPHIITRGMVFLGKGVEIQCTPELAQMEIGRWVHIGDKNTIRCHEGSLRIGDKVVLGRDNVINTYLDIEFGDSALMADWCYVCDFDHKMDSIELPIKDQGIIKGPVRIGPDTWIAAKVTILRNTRIGRGCVLGAHAVVKGDIPDYSIAVGAPAKVVKNRKVAWDATAAQRAELAEALADIERKKKLNQP; from the coding sequence ATGACGACGATGTGGGGCGCCCCGATCCACAAGCGCTGGCGGGGTTCGCGGTTGACCGATCCGCGCCAGGCGAACTTCCTGACGCTGGACTCGCTGCGCTGGGTGCTGGCCAACAAGGCCTACACGCCCTGGTACCTGGTCCGGTACTGGCGGCTGCTGAAGTTCAAGCTGGCAAATCCGCACATCATCACCCGCGGCATGGTCTTTCTGGGCAAGGGCGTGGAGATCCAGTGCACCCCGGAGCTGGCCCAGATGGAGATCGGCCGCTGGGTGCACATCGGAGACAAGAACACCATCCGCTGCCACGAGGGATCGCTGCGCATCGGCGACAAGGTGGTGCTGGGTCGCGACAACGTCATCAACACCTACCTGGACATCGAGTTCGGCGACTCGGCGCTGATGGCCGACTGGTGCTACGTCTGCGACTTCGACCACAAGATGGACAGCATCGAGCTGCCGATCAAGGACCAGGGCATCATCAAGGGCCCGGTACGCATCGGCCCGGACACCTGGATCGCGGCGAAGGTGACCATCCTGCGCAACACCCGGATCGGGCGTGGTTGCGTGCTCGGCGCCCACGCGGTGGTCAAGGGCGACATCCCCGACTACTCCATCGCCGTCGGCGCCCCGGCCAAGGTGGTCAAGAACCGCAAGGTCGCCTGGGATGCGACGGCCGCCCAGCGCGCCGAGCTGGCCGAGGCGCTGGCCGACATCGAGCGCAAGAAGAAGCTGAATCAGCCGTAG
- a CDS encoding glycosyltransferase family 4 protein, translating to MRILLISWEYPPVVIGGLGRHVHHLATELAAAGHDVVVLSRRASGTDPRTHPTSDEVHEGVRIIAAAQDPHEFEFGSDMMAWVLAMGHSMIRAGLALGDWRPDVVHAHDWLVAHPAVALAEFFDAPLVSTIHATEAGRHSGWVSGRVSRQVHAQESWLVNDSDSLITCSASMREEITRLFGPGLSEINVIPNGICTTGWPFAERRSHDGPVELLYFGRLEYEKGVHDLIAALPRIRRTHPGTTLTIAGDGTQEGFLIAQARKHKVFKATKFVGRVDHRQLLELLHRADVAVLPSHYEPFGIVALEAAATGIPLATSHVGGLGEAVIDGQTGVVFPPRDVGALADGVRRVLDDPAAAQRRAVAARERLTSDFAWHTVAEHTAEVYLSAKRGERNPQPRRMIVERPLPDYG from the coding sequence ATGAGAATCCTGCTGATCTCGTGGGAGTACCCGCCGGTGGTGATCGGCGGGCTGGGCCGCCACGTCCACCACCTGGCCACCGAGCTGGCCGCCGCCGGCCACGACGTGGTGGTGCTGTCGCGCCGCGCCTCGGGCACCGATCCGCGGACCCACCCCACCTCCGACGAGGTGCACGAGGGCGTGCGGATCATCGCCGCCGCCCAGGACCCGCACGAGTTCGAATTCGGCTCCGACATGATGGCCTGGGTGCTGGCGATGGGTCACTCGATGATCCGGGCCGGCCTGGCGCTGGGCGACTGGCGACCCGACGTCGTGCACGCGCACGACTGGCTGGTCGCCCACCCCGCCGTCGCGCTGGCCGAATTCTTCGATGCACCACTGGTTTCCACCATCCACGCGACCGAGGCGGGACGTCATTCCGGCTGGGTGTCCGGGCGGGTCAGCCGTCAGGTGCACGCCCAGGAGTCGTGGCTGGTCAACGATTCGGATTCGCTGATCACCTGCTCGGCGTCCATGCGCGAGGAGATCACCCGGCTGTTCGGGCCCGGCCTGTCGGAGATCAACGTGATCCCGAACGGGATCTGCACCACCGGTTGGCCGTTCGCCGAACGCCGGTCGCACGACGGGCCCGTCGAGCTGCTCTACTTCGGCCGGCTGGAATACGAGAAGGGCGTACACGACCTGATCGCGGCGCTGCCCCGGATCCGTCGCACCCACCCCGGAACCACGCTGACCATCGCCGGCGACGGCACCCAGGAAGGCTTCCTGATCGCCCAGGCCCGCAAGCACAAGGTGTTCAAGGCGACGAAGTTCGTCGGCCGGGTGGATCACCGGCAACTACTGGAGCTGCTGCACCGCGCCGACGTGGCGGTGCTGCCGAGCCACTACGAACCGTTCGGCATCGTGGCGCTGGAGGCCGCTGCCACCGGCATCCCGCTGGCCACCTCCCACGTCGGCGGCCTCGGCGAGGCGGTCATCGACGGGCAGACCGGTGTGGTCTTTCCCCCGCGTGACGTCGGCGCGCTGGCCGACGGCGTGCGCCGGGTGCTCGACGATCCGGCCGCCGCGCAGCGACGCGCCGTCGCCGCCCGGGAGCGGCTGACCTCGGACTTCGCCTGGCACACGGTGGCCGAACACACCGCCGAGGTATACCTGTCGGCCAAGCGCGGGGAACGCAACCCGCAGCCGCGGCGGATGATCGTCGAGCGTCCCCTGCCGGACTACGGCTGA
- a CDS encoding 1,4-alpha-glucan branching protein domain-containing protein, whose product MFTLVLHTHLPWLAHHGRWPVGEEWLYQSWSACYLPLVRVLRALTAENRQGLLTLGITPVVAAQLDDPYCLDGMNHWLANWQLRAAEAAVTRTGDAAAGTAGTPEAVRAFGAREYREAQTELDEFASLWRHGGSPVLRELIDAGTIELLGGPLAHPFQPLLAPRLREFALREGLADAGTRFGTTPTGIWAPECAYAPGMEYGYAAAGVGHFMVDGPSLHGDTAAGRPVGDTDVVAFGRDLAVSYRVWSPKSGYPGHAAYRDFHTYHHGTGLKMARVTGRNVPSDAKAPYDPARADAAVDTHVADFVDVVRRRLQSESERIGRPAHVVAAFDTELFGHWWYEGPTWLERVLRALPAAGIRVGTLADARAGGFVGTPVELPAGSWGSGKDWQVWNGEQVDDLVTLNAEVVDTALTAVDKAAELARAGVPLGAPIPRDLVADQILRETLLTVSSDWPFMVSKDSAADYARYRAHLHAHATREIAGALASGRTDNAERLAAGWNRADGLFGALDARRLPAPL is encoded by the coding sequence ATGTTCACCCTGGTGCTGCACACCCACCTGCCCTGGCTCGCCCACCACGGCCGCTGGCCGGTCGGCGAGGAGTGGCTCTACCAGTCCTGGTCGGCGTGCTACCTCCCGCTGGTTCGGGTGCTGCGCGCCCTCACCGCCGAGAACCGCCAAGGGCTGCTGACCCTGGGCATCACCCCGGTGGTCGCCGCCCAGCTCGACGACCCGTACTGCCTCGACGGGATGAACCACTGGCTGGCCAACTGGCAGCTGCGCGCCGCCGAAGCCGCCGTCACCCGGACCGGCGACGCCGCGGCCGGCACCGCAGGCACCCCGGAGGCCGTCCGGGCGTTCGGCGCCCGCGAGTACCGCGAGGCGCAGACCGAGCTCGACGAGTTCGCCTCGCTGTGGCGCCACGGCGGCAGCCCGGTGCTGCGCGAACTCATCGATGCCGGCACCATCGAGCTGCTCGGCGGGCCGCTGGCACACCCGTTCCAGCCGCTGCTGGCCCCGCGGCTGCGCGAATTCGCCCTGCGCGAGGGCCTGGCTGACGCGGGCACCCGGTTCGGCACCACCCCCACCGGGATCTGGGCGCCCGAATGCGCGTACGCGCCCGGAATGGAGTACGGCTACGCGGCCGCCGGGGTCGGCCACTTCATGGTCGACGGCCCGTCATTGCACGGCGACACCGCCGCCGGCCGGCCGGTCGGAGACACCGACGTCGTCGCATTCGGCCGTGACCTGGCGGTCTCCTATCGCGTCTGGTCCCCCAAGTCCGGCTATCCAGGCCACGCCGCCTACCGCGACTTCCACACCTACCACCACGGCACCGGCCTGAAGATGGCCCGGGTGACCGGGCGCAATGTGCCGTCGGACGCCAAGGCGCCCTATGACCCGGCGCGCGCGGACGCCGCCGTCGACACCCACGTCGCCGATTTCGTCGACGTGGTCCGCCGCCGCCTGCAGTCCGAATCCGAGCGCATCGGCCGCCCCGCGCACGTGGTGGCCGCCTTCGACACCGAACTGTTCGGGCACTGGTGGTACGAGGGCCCGACCTGGCTGGAGCGGGTGCTGCGCGCCCTGCCCGCCGCGGGCATCCGCGTCGGCACCCTGGCCGACGCCCGCGCCGGCGGGTTCGTCGGCACCCCCGTCGAGCTGCCGGCCGGCTCCTGGGGATCCGGCAAGGACTGGCAGGTGTGGAACGGCGAACAGGTCGACGACCTGGTGACGCTGAACGCCGAGGTGGTCGACACCGCGCTGACCGCCGTCGACAAGGCCGCCGAGCTCGCCCGCGCGGGCGTCCCGCTGGGCGCGCCCATCCCCCGCGACCTCGTCGCCGACCAGATCCTGCGCGAGACGCTGCTGACGGTGTCCAGCGACTGGCCGTTCATGGTCAGCAAGGATTCGGCCGCCGACTACGCGCGCTACCGCGCGCACCTGCATGCGCACGCCACCCGGGAGATCGCCGGAGCGCTGGCGTCGGGCCGCACCGACAACGCCGAGCGGCTGGCCGCCGGCTGGAACCGCGCCGACGGGTTGTTCGGCGCCCTGGACGCCCGCAGGCTGCCCGCACCGCTATGA
- a CDS encoding class I SAM-dependent methyltransferase yields the protein MSAFVTHGPDGTEGAQESPQTPAGLPLTGERTVPGLDVENYWFRRHEVAYLQLLHHCVDRDVLEAGFGEGYGADLLAGVARGVTGVDYDESAVAHARARYPRVTVLAGNLAALPLPDDSVDVVVNFQVIEHLWDQSQFVAECARVLRPGGRLLMSTPNRITFTPDSDTPVNPFHTRELNAAELTELLTDGGFTVESMNGVFHGPRLRELDAKYGGSIIEAQIARALADAPWPADLLADIAALGADDFELLDARDADIDASLDLVAIAVAP from the coding sequence ATGAGTGCATTCGTTACCCACGGTCCGGACGGCACCGAGGGCGCCCAAGAGAGTCCGCAAACCCCGGCGGGGCTACCGCTGACGGGTGAGCGAACCGTGCCCGGCCTGGACGTCGAGAACTACTGGTTTCGCCGCCACGAAGTCGCCTACCTGCAGCTTTTGCACCACTGCGTGGACCGCGACGTGCTGGAGGCCGGGTTCGGCGAGGGCTACGGCGCCGATCTGCTGGCCGGCGTGGCCCGCGGCGTCACCGGCGTCGACTACGACGAGAGCGCCGTCGCGCACGCCCGCGCCCGCTACCCGAGGGTCACCGTGCTCGCCGGCAACCTGGCCGCGCTGCCGCTGCCCGACGATTCCGTCGACGTTGTGGTGAACTTTCAGGTGATCGAGCACCTGTGGGATCAATCACAGTTCGTGGCCGAATGCGCGCGCGTCCTGCGCCCCGGCGGCCGGCTGCTGATGTCCACCCCGAACCGGATCACCTTCACCCCCGACAGTGACACCCCGGTCAACCCGTTCCACACCCGCGAACTCAACGCCGCCGAGCTGACCGAACTGCTCACCGACGGCGGTTTCACCGTCGAATCGATGAACGGGGTCTTTCACGGTCCTCGGCTGCGCGAGCTCGACGCCAAGTACGGCGGCTCGATCATCGAGGCGCAGATCGCCCGCGCCCTGGCCGACGCCCCGTGGCCGGCCGACCTGCTCGCCGATATCGCCGCCCTCGGCGCCGACGACTTCGAGTTGCTCGACGCCCGCGACGCCGACATCGACGCCAGCCTCGACCTGGTCGCGATCGCGGTCGCCCCGTGA